In Macadamia integrifolia cultivar HAES 741 chromosome 1, SCU_Mint_v3, whole genome shotgun sequence, a single window of DNA contains:
- the LOC122081484 gene encoding uncharacterized protein LOC122081484 isoform X2 produces the protein MKFKAFLTDNGVALLEKRFLPAMDKMGRVCHLYLTRDHAMFLHNLLNGDGVQSIAQFRKESLFDDYRISSQNEDRIAFLVDLGLLHRALRSSVNISIEGAAGSGGVAATSNRLQIKLVKKQAPNSRQPMPFLTFETKTLVQIPDLLQLQNFVDRLKQVGDLLNVSITQYGDLHLQVSTTLITVGSEFRKLRVLGVQVEAPAGDQVLSAQSRREVALQKGEALSVHVSMKHFTKTLYCHLAKPDCAFYGIAPQDACLTVIFQFFIPGTRQTDKSISLHCRLPVLDIGSS, from the exons ATGAAGTTCAAAGCTTTCCTTACAGACAACGGAGTTGCTCTGCTAGAGAAGA GATTCCTCCCGGCGATGGATAAGATGGGAAGGGTTTGTCACCTTTACCTCACTAGAGACCACGCAATGTTTCTCCACAACCTCCTCAACGGCGACGGGGTGCAGTCTATCGCTCAATTCCGCAAAGAATCCCTCTTCGACGACTACCGCATTTCCAGCCAGAACGAGGACCGTATCGCCTTTCTCGTGGATCTCGGCCTCCTCCATCGCGCCCTCCGCAGCAGCGTCAACATCAGCATCGAGGGTGCCGCCGGCAGCGGTGGTGTTGCTGCCACTTCCAATCGCCTCCAGATCAAGCTTGTCAAGAAGCAAGCCCCAAATTCTCGCCAGCCCATGCCTTTCCTCACCTTCGAGACCAAG ACTCTGGTGCAGATACCTGATCTACTACAGCTGCAAAACTTTGTGGATCGGCTAAAGCAAGTGGGTGATTTGCTTAATGTCTCCATAACCCAGTATGGGGATCTCCATTTACAAGTTTCAACTACCCTGATTACTGTTGGTTCCGAGTTTCGGAAATTGAGAGTTCTTGGAGTCCAAG TGGAAGCTCCTGCTGGGGATCAAGTACTCAGCGCTCAGTCTCGTAGAGAAGTGGCACTACAGAAGGGAGAAGCTCTTTCTGTG CATGTGAGCATGAAGCATTTTACCAAGACTCTGTATTGTCACTTGGCAAAGCCTGATTGTGCTTTCTATG GTATAGCTCCACAAGATGCTTGTTTGACTGTGATATTCCAGTTCTTCATTCCCGGGACACGGCAGACAGATAAATCCATCAGCTTACACTGCAGGCTTCCTGTACTTGACATTGGTTCTAGTTGA
- the LOC122081484 gene encoding checkpoint protein hus1 isoform X1: MKFKAFLTDNGVALLEKRFLPAMDKMGRVCHLYLTRDHAMFLHNLLNGDGVQSIAQFRKESLFDDYRISSQNEDRIAFLVDLGLLHRALRSSVNISIEGAAGSGGVAATSNRLQIKLVKKQAPNSRQPMPFLTFETKGYKSAVIQDVPISKPLSRADVMELQSALDLAQDLPQTLVQIPDLLQLQNFVDRLKQVGDLLNVSITQYGDLHLQVSTTLITVGSEFRKLRVLGVQVEAPAGDQVLSAQSRREVALQKGEALSVHVSMKHFTKTLYCHLAKPDCAFYGIAPQDACLTVIFQFFIPGTRQTDKSISLHCRLPVLDIGSS, translated from the exons ATGAAGTTCAAAGCTTTCCTTACAGACAACGGAGTTGCTCTGCTAGAGAAGA GATTCCTCCCGGCGATGGATAAGATGGGAAGGGTTTGTCACCTTTACCTCACTAGAGACCACGCAATGTTTCTCCACAACCTCCTCAACGGCGACGGGGTGCAGTCTATCGCTCAATTCCGCAAAGAATCCCTCTTCGACGACTACCGCATTTCCAGCCAGAACGAGGACCGTATCGCCTTTCTCGTGGATCTCGGCCTCCTCCATCGCGCCCTCCGCAGCAGCGTCAACATCAGCATCGAGGGTGCCGCCGGCAGCGGTGGTGTTGCTGCCACTTCCAATCGCCTCCAGATCAAGCTTGTCAAGAAGCAAGCCCCAAATTCTCGCCAGCCCATGCCTTTCCTCACCTTCGAGACCAAG GGTTACAAATCTGCAGTCATACAGGATGTTCCCATATCTAAGCCTTTGTCAAGGGCTGATGTTATGGAACTCCAATCTGCTCTTGACTTGGCACAGGACCTGCCCCAg ACTCTGGTGCAGATACCTGATCTACTACAGCTGCAAAACTTTGTGGATCGGCTAAAGCAAGTGGGTGATTTGCTTAATGTCTCCATAACCCAGTATGGGGATCTCCATTTACAAGTTTCAACTACCCTGATTACTGTTGGTTCCGAGTTTCGGAAATTGAGAGTTCTTGGAGTCCAAG TGGAAGCTCCTGCTGGGGATCAAGTACTCAGCGCTCAGTCTCGTAGAGAAGTGGCACTACAGAAGGGAGAAGCTCTTTCTGTG CATGTGAGCATGAAGCATTTTACCAAGACTCTGTATTGTCACTTGGCAAAGCCTGATTGTGCTTTCTATG GTATAGCTCCACAAGATGCTTGTTTGACTGTGATATTCCAGTTCTTCATTCCCGGGACACGGCAGACAGATAAATCCATCAGCTTACACTGCAGGCTTCCTGTACTTGACATTGGTTCTAGTTGA
- the LOC122081508 gene encoding katanin p80 WD40 repeat-containing subunit B1 homolog KTN80.4-like: MTSKRAYKLQEFVAHSSSVNCLKIGRKSSRVLVTGGEDHKVNLWAIGKPNAILSLSGHTSAVESVSFDSSEVLVAAGAASGTVKLWDLEEAKIVRTLTGHRSNCISVDFHPFGEFFASGSLDTNLKIWDIRRKGCIHTYKGHTRGVNAIRFTPDGRWVVSGGEDNIVKLWDLTAGKLLHDFKCHEGQIQCIDFHPHEFLLATGWERFVFNVVI; the protein is encoded by the exons ATGACGAGCAAGCGCGCTTACAAGCTAC aggaatttgtggcacaCAGTTCCAGTGTCAATTGCCTCAAAATTGGAAGGAAGTCGTCGAGGGTTCTTGTCACAGGAGGGGAAGATCACAAGGTGAACCTGTGGGCCATTGGCAAACCCAACGCTATATTG AGCCTGTCTGGTCATACGAGTGCAGTCGAGTCAGTAAGTTTTGATTCTTCGGAGGTTTTGGTGGCAGCAGGAGCAGCAAGTGGCACAGTAAAGCTGTGGGATTTAGAGGAGGCAAAGA TTGTTCGCACACTTACTGGGCACAGATCAAATTGTATATCAGTCGACTTTCATCCCTTTGGGGAATTCTTTGCATCTGGTTCTTTAGATACAAATCTTAAGATATGGGATATCCGAAGGAAGGGATGTATCCACACATACAAAGGCCACACCCGAGGGGTCAATGCCATCAGATTTACCCCCGATGGCCGctgggttgtttctggtggagaagATAATATTGTGAAG CTGTGGGATCTGACTGCCGGAAAGCTATTGCATGATTTCAAGTGTCATGAGGGCCAGATTCAGTGCATTGATTTTCATCCCCATGAATTTCTGCTGGCGACAGGTTGGGAACGTTTTGTGTTTAATGTAGTAATCTGA